In Hyphomicrobiales bacterium, a genomic segment contains:
- a CDS encoding HlyC/CorC family transporter, which yields MTSLSVDQWLHILAILVLIIISGFFSGSETALTATSRARMFQLEKSKEAQAAKAGIVGTLIRAKERLIGALLLGNNLVNILASALATSLFLSIFGEAGVAIATVVMTLVVVIFAEVLPKTWAISNPERFALAVAPAVRFIVAIFAPITRVIAAFVRWLLARFGVNIMEDQSVLSAADELRGTLDLMHEEGAVVKSDRDRVGGVLDLHELEVADVMVHRTEMVSFDINKPAVDLVPEILSSPFTRHPLYEDEPDNIVGILHVKSLFRALVDVENDLEKIDFKTVAQNAWFVPDTTSLQVQLNQFLRRQSHLAIVVDEYGELEGIVTLEDILEEIVGDIADEHDIDLKGVEPQPDGSLIVDGGVPIRDINRAMEWSLPDDEATTIAGLVIHEARAIPDQSQQFTFHGLRFLVLKKERNRILSLKLMPTADPRAWPRT from the coding sequence GTGACAAGTCTGAGTGTTGATCAATGGCTACATATCCTTGCAATTTTGGTGCTGATTATTATTTCTGGCTTTTTTTCCGGTTCAGAAACCGCACTGACAGCGACCTCGCGCGCGCGGATGTTTCAGCTTGAAAAATCGAAAGAAGCACAAGCGGCAAAAGCAGGCATTGTTGGCACCTTGATCCGTGCGAAAGAGCGGCTCATCGGCGCTCTTCTTTTGGGCAATAATCTTGTCAATATTTTAGCTTCCGCCTTAGCGACAAGCTTATTCTTGAGTATTTTCGGCGAAGCAGGAGTTGCCATTGCAACCGTGGTGATGACGCTTGTTGTTGTCATTTTTGCTGAAGTTCTTCCAAAGACTTGGGCTATATCCAACCCTGAACGGTTTGCCCTTGCGGTGGCGCCTGCCGTTCGGTTTATTGTTGCTATTTTTGCGCCCATTACGCGCGTCATAGCTGCTTTTGTGCGCTGGCTGCTGGCGCGATTTGGCGTTAATATTATGGAAGACCAAAGCGTTTTATCTGCTGCTGACGAGTTGCGTGGTACGCTTGATTTGATGCACGAAGAAGGCGCCGTGGTGAAGTCAGACCGCGACCGCGTGGGCGGTGTTCTTGATTTGCACGAACTAGAAGTTGCCGATGTCATGGTGCATCGAACCGAGATGGTGAGTTTTGATATTAATAAACCTGCCGTTGACCTCGTGCCGGAAATATTATCCAGCCCCTTCACGCGTCATCCTCTCTATGAGGATGAACCCGACAACATTGTAGGCATACTACACGTAAAATCACTTTTCCGGGCTTTGGTCGATGTAGAGAATGATCTTGAAAAAATTGATTTCAAGACCGTTGCTCAAAATGCATGGTTTGTTCCAGATACAACATCTCTTCAGGTCCAGCTGAACCAATTTTTGCGCCGTCAATCGCATCTTGCCATCGTGGTGGATGAGTATGGTGAATTGGAAGGAATTGTGACTTTGGAAGATATTTTGGAGGAGATCGTTGGCGATATTGCCGATGAGCATGATATCGACCTTAAAGGCGTTGAACCGCAACCGGACGGATCATTGATTGTTGATGGTGGCGTACCGATCCGCGATATTAATCGTGCGATGGAGTGGTCTTTGCCTGATGACGAGGCGACCACGATTGCAGGTCTTGTTATCCATGAAGCGCGGGCCATACCGGACCAGAGCCAGCAATTCACATTTCACGGCTTGCGGTTTCTTGTCTTAAAGAAAGAGCGGAACCGGATCTTGTCTTTGAAACTTATGCCGACGGCTGATCCTAGAGCTTGGCCTAGGACTTAG
- a CDS encoding disulfide bond formation protein B yields the protein MTQRLYAALIFLVALSVISSAWAFELIGGFQPCGLCLQQRIPYYIGVPVAAIALFFAVKPMPQKWTSMALWLLALIFAVSVFLAIRHAGVEWQWWLGPANCAAGDLSNFGNGGSLLDALKDVKIAYCDEAAARFLGLSFAGWNAIASLILTLLALKGALAKS from the coding sequence ATGACACAACGTCTTTATGCAGCTCTAATTTTTTTGGTCGCTTTAAGTGTCATATCAAGCGCTTGGGCGTTTGAACTAATCGGCGGCTTCCAACCTTGTGGTCTGTGCCTACAGCAACGCATTCCCTATTATATCGGTGTACCGGTTGCAGCCATCGCTCTTTTCTTTGCGGTCAAACCCATGCCACAAAAATGGACGAGCATGGCGCTTTGGTTATTAGCGCTTATATTTGCTGTCAGTGTTTTTCTAGCCATTCGTCACGCGGGCGTGGAATGGCAATGGTGGCTTGGTCCAGCAAATTGCGCTGCTGGCGACCTAAGCAATTTTGGCAATGGTGGCTCACTCTTAGACGCCTTAAAAGACGTGAAGATCGCTTATTGTGATGAAGCTGCGGCGCGATTCCTTGGGCTTTCATTTGCAGGCTGGAATGCCATCGCATCCCTCATCCTCACACTGCTCGCCCTCAAAGGCGCGCTGGCTAAGTCCTAG
- a CDS encoding YqaA family protein: MTTNNTDPVLETNKPTLLRRLYDWLLALAGTKHATPTLAGVSFIESSFFPIPPDVLLIPMVLAKKHRWAFFAFICTIASVFGAFLGYAIGAFLYDVIAEPILNFYGKADKFDQVSSWYNEYGGWGVFFAAVTPFPYKVLTIFSGATGLDFLTFTIVSIIGRGLRFFLVAGLVRKFGPPIQAFIEKRLGLALTVSMVLLIGGFALIKLI; this comes from the coding sequence ATGACGACCAACAATACAGATCCGGTTTTAGAGACCAACAAACCAACCTTACTGCGTCGGCTCTATGACTGGCTGCTCGCACTCGCTGGCACCAAGCACGCAACGCCAACCCTTGCCGGTGTGTCCTTTATTGAAAGCTCTTTTTTTCCAATCCCGCCTGATGTCCTGCTCATCCCTATGGTCTTAGCCAAAAAACATCGTTGGGCGTTTTTTGCTTTCATTTGTACGATCGCCTCGGTCTTTGGTGCTTTTCTTGGCTATGCCATTGGGGCGTTTTTATATGATGTGATCGCTGAGCCGATTTTAAATTTCTACGGCAAGGCTGATAAATTTGATCAAGTCAGCAGCTGGTACAATGAATATGGCGGTTGGGGCGTCTTTTTTGCGGCTGTCACCCCCTTCCCTTATAAGGTTTTGACAATTTTCTCTGGCGCAACCGGTCTTGATTTTCTCACCTTCACGATTGTAAGCATCATTGGTCGAGGCTTGCGGTTTTTTCTGGTGGCCGGCCTTGTGCGAAAGTTTGGCCCACCCATACAAGCTTTCATCGAAAAGCGCCTAGGTCTTGCTCTCACGGTGTCAATGGTGCTGTTGATCGGCGGCTTTGCGCTCATTAAACTGATCTGA
- a CDS encoding integrase arm-type DNA-binding domain-containing protein, which produces MPLTDTKIRNLKPADKAMKYSDGGGLYLEVTKKGAKLWRMAYRYAGKQKTLYIGAYPAISLSDARLRREAAKRKLANDIDPSDDIRKAKVQRRLKAENTFGAIADEFLAKCSNEGKSEKTLKKKRWLLGQVQSSLFHRPVAEITAAEILVPLREVEAKGNYESARRLRAEIGQVFRYAIATARAENDPTFGLRGALITPVVSQRAAFTERGDFASLLKSVWQYEGMPETIAGLKLMAYLYPRPGELRQAEWKEFDLEAKTWSIPVERMKMRRPHKKPLPDAAVEVLQELHTLTGHRDLVFPSYQSPRRPMSENTLNHALRRMGYDKTQVTAHGFRASASSLLNESGKWNPDAIEAELAHVGADEVRKAYHRATYWDERVKMAEWWAVEILNLKGLDIV; this is translated from the coding sequence ATGCCACTGACAGACACGAAAATTCGCAATTTGAAGCCTGCAGACAAAGCGATGAAATATAGCGATGGCGGCGGGCTATATCTGGAAGTCACTAAGAAGGGTGCAAAGCTTTGGCGCATGGCGTATCGATATGCTGGCAAACAAAAAACGCTCTATATTGGTGCTTATCCGGCTATCAGCTTATCAGACGCTCGTTTGAGGCGTGAAGCTGCTAAACGAAAATTGGCAAACGATATTGATCCATCCGATGATATTCGCAAGGCTAAAGTTCAAAGACGACTGAAAGCAGAAAATACCTTTGGGGCTATCGCTGATGAATTTCTGGCAAAATGTTCGAACGAAGGAAAATCTGAGAAAACGCTCAAAAAGAAGCGATGGTTATTAGGTCAAGTTCAAAGCAGTTTATTCCATCGCCCTGTTGCAGAAATTACAGCCGCTGAAATTCTTGTTCCGCTTCGTGAGGTGGAAGCTAAAGGCAATTACGAAAGCGCTCGCAGGTTACGTGCTGAGATTGGTCAAGTCTTCCGTTATGCCATCGCAACCGCCCGTGCTGAAAATGATCCGACTTTCGGCTTGCGTGGCGCACTGATAACCCCAGTTGTATCCCAACGCGCCGCTTTCACGGAACGAGGCGACTTTGCAAGCTTATTAAAATCAGTCTGGCAATACGAAGGCATGCCCGAAACCATCGCAGGCTTAAAGCTAATGGCTTACCTCTATCCGCGCCCCGGCGAATTGCGCCAAGCCGAATGGAAAGAATTCGACTTAGAGGCCAAAACGTGGAGCATCCCAGTGGAGCGTATGAAAATGCGTAGACCTCATAAAAAGCCTTTGCCAGATGCAGCGGTGGAGGTGTTGCAAGAGCTTCACACACTAACAGGCCATCGCGATCTAGTTTTCCCATCCTACCAATCCCCACGTCGCCCCATGAGTGAAAACACCCTCAACCATGCCTTACGCCGCATGGGATACGACAAAACCCAAGTGACAGCCCACGGCTTTAGAGCGTCAGCATCGTCACTCTTGAATGAATCGGGAAAATGGAACCCAGATGCTATTGAAGCAGAGTTAGCGCACGTTGGAGCCGATGAAGTCCGCAAAGCCTACCATCGCGCTACCTATTGGGATGAGCGGGTAAAAATGGCAGAGTGGTGGGCAGTTGAGATTCTAAACCTGAAAGGATTGGATATTGTTTGA
- a CDS encoding helix-turn-helix domain-containing protein, which translates to MTVRDFLEWARISRTTFYKEVNNGRIPIRKVGKRTLIAMVDAQNWLANLETISNSDTAPNADHISNTPNF; encoded by the coding sequence ATGACTGTTCGGGATTTTCTTGAATGGGCGCGTATATCCAGAACAACATTTTATAAAGAAGTAAACAATGGGCGCATCCCCATCCGCAAGGTTGGTAAGCGAACTTTGATCGCGATGGTTGATGCCCAAAATTGGTTGGCTAATTTAGAAACGATCAGCAACAGCGATACCGCTCCCAATGCGGATCACATTTCAAACACTCCAAATTTTTAA
- a CDS encoding AAA family ATPase, which yields MTDPSHSPDEKQAGHNKQVALKLANQGFHVFPCRSRDGKGGKAKSPCGGIKWREASTTDFEKIKDWWSKSTKAAIGLDLSKSRLLVIDCDRHDNETDGVRAFGDLMDEHGFNPDDCPIVATPNDGLHYYFKLPDGKDHGNATGDLPAGIDVRGSGGYVIAPETIMADDRDYELAGDIQKAPVVPDWLWSIITASKAVDMPEPASAVESQPVPIISGDEQLDGAGLGEAEELLNHVPPDCGYDEWYKCLMAVHAATGGSEAGFNLVDQWSAGGGKKYDGSQALRKKWASFKGTGINSSSLAAIARDYGADLQAIALKHNDVGGASNEEAALSAEISANLMANAGGAGLCANEAEQGNIAAKAASAAIVENGGEISPVPYQWVEPENLPRRAWLYGRSLIRKYLSVTVAPGGVGKSTEVIAQTLAMVTGRQLLNKFVRGRLRVWYINLEDPMEELQLRIQATCQHYGIEPTDLGGRLFVNSGRDQSLCMAVTERTGTKIYKPVVDNIIAKIKADKIDVLVIDPFVSSHSVSENDNNAIDAVAKMWGKIAGEGSCAIHLVHHSRKGTPHEALTADSSRGAKALVDASRDTRVFNKMTKDEGDRYGVENHRSYFRVHSDKGNNAPPSSGGDWYKIESVILPNGEDVGVVVPWKQPKPFDDMIVQDLKKAQIVVGDGDYRESIQSKDWVGYAIGEALGIETGKGLKKDQMTTTQIHGRKKVSGCLNAWIKNGAFVIEEGQTDGRKPTKFVRVGELCEG from the coding sequence ATGACCGATCCTAGTCATTCGCCTGATGAAAAGCAAGCAGGCCATAATAAGCAAGTTGCGCTTAAACTCGCCAACCAAGGCTTTCACGTCTTCCCGTGTCGAAGCAGAGACGGCAAAGGTGGAAAGGCGAAATCTCCTTGCGGTGGTATTAAGTGGCGTGAAGCCTCAACTACTGACTTTGAAAAAATTAAAGACTGGTGGTCGAAATCAACAAAGGCAGCTATCGGTCTTGATCTTAGCAAGTCTCGCTTGCTGGTTATTGACTGTGACCGCCATGATAATGAGACAGATGGTGTAAGAGCTTTTGGCGACTTGATGGATGAGCATGGCTTTAATCCAGATGATTGCCCAATTGTCGCAACGCCAAACGATGGGCTTCATTATTATTTCAAACTGCCTGACGGCAAAGACCACGGTAACGCAACTGGCGACCTGCCTGCTGGAATAGATGTGCGCGGGTCTGGTGGCTATGTGATTGCGCCTGAGACTATTATGGCAGATGATCGCGACTACGAACTGGCAGGCGATATTCAAAAAGCACCTGTTGTCCCTGATTGGCTTTGGTCAATTATCACGGCAAGCAAGGCTGTTGATATGCCTGAGCCAGCCAGTGCGGTAGAAAGCCAGCCAGTGCCTATCATTTCAGGTGACGAGCAATTGGATGGTGCGGGTCTTGGCGAGGCTGAAGAACTTTTAAACCACGTTCCACCAGACTGCGGCTATGATGAGTGGTATAAGTGCTTGATGGCCGTCCACGCTGCCACTGGCGGCTCTGAGGCTGGCTTTAATCTGGTTGATCAGTGGTCGGCTGGCGGTGGCAAGAAGTATGATGGTTCGCAAGCTCTACGAAAGAAGTGGGCTTCGTTCAAAGGGACCGGCATTAATTCGAGTTCGCTTGCCGCCATTGCTCGTGACTATGGTGCGGACCTCCAAGCGATTGCACTCAAACACAATGATGTTGGTGGTGCCAGTAATGAGGAAGCAGCGCTGTCTGCTGAGATTTCGGCTAATTTGATGGCTAATGCTGGTGGGGCGGGGCTTTGTGCAAATGAAGCAGAGCAGGGCAATATTGCTGCTAAAGCTGCGTCTGCTGCGATTGTAGAAAATGGTGGGGAGATTTCCCCCGTACCCTATCAATGGGTGGAGCCAGAAAACCTCCCAAGGCGGGCGTGGCTTTATGGCAGAAGTTTAATCCGCAAGTATCTGAGTGTTACGGTTGCGCCAGGTGGTGTTGGAAAGTCGACGGAGGTTATTGCGCAAACTCTTGCGATGGTAACTGGTCGGCAATTGCTCAATAAGTTTGTTAGGGGGAGGCTGCGGGTTTGGTACATCAATCTGGAAGACCCAATGGAAGAATTGCAGCTCCGCATTCAAGCTACCTGCCAACATTATGGAATTGAGCCTACAGACCTTGGTGGGCGGCTATTTGTCAATAGTGGCCGTGATCAGAGCTTATGCATGGCAGTTACGGAAAGAACGGGCACGAAAATATATAAGCCTGTTGTCGATAACATCATCGCTAAAATTAAAGCAGATAAAATTGATGTCTTAGTCATTGACCCTTTTGTTTCGTCTCATTCGGTTTCTGAAAATGACAACAATGCAATTGATGCTGTGGCGAAGATGTGGGGCAAGATTGCTGGGGAGGGCAGCTGCGCAATTCATTTGGTGCATCATTCCCGCAAAGGGACACCTCATGAGGCGCTGACTGCAGATAGTAGTCGTGGCGCAAAAGCATTGGTCGACGCCTCGCGTGATACTCGGGTTTTTAATAAGATGACAAAGGACGAGGGGGATAGATATGGCGTTGAAAACCATCGTTCTTATTTCCGCGTTCATTCTGACAAGGGCAACAATGCACCGCCCTCCAGTGGGGGTGATTGGTACAAAATCGAGAGCGTGATTTTACCTAATGGTGAAGACGTTGGTGTTGTCGTCCCTTGGAAGCAGCCCAAACCATTTGATGACATGATAGTTCAAGACCTCAAGAAAGCGCAAATCGTAGTTGGCGATGGTGACTATCGAGAAAGCATTCAATCCAAAGATTGGGTGGGTTACGCGATTGGCGAAGCTTTGGGAATTGAGACGGGTAAAGGTCTCAAGAAAGACCAAATGACGACTACTCAAATTCATGGCCGCAAAAAGGTTTCAGGCTGTCTTAACGCATGGATTAAGAACGGTGCGTTTGTAATTGAAGAAGGTCAAACGGATGGCCGAAAACCCACCAAATTTGTTCGTGTGGGAGAGCTTTGTGAAGGATGA
- a CDS encoding type VI secretion protein ImpB, with the protein MRKPDTIERLYLDFDGFFASVEQQAQPALRGRPIGIVPFDGTHHTCVIACSKEAKRRGCSNVMSVQDAKARCPELLLVPQKPDLYRRAHNTLIAEINAVIPVEAVKSIDELTCTLSSNDICNPESLSQKIKTRIRDNVGAYITCSIGFAANRQLAKIAGKINKPDGTTIWHPHMLPDPLFNVPFSDIPGIGKRMERRLIHAGIYDMRDYWHSHPKHMRKLWHSVTGEKLWYALHGYDVQALKTQRGMIGHGRVLPPDLRSLEKARAVARLLLVKAARRLRRAGYYASRLAVWLSTNHDSWSRGIPMPIINDDQACLSALNLIWSMATEELPRRTTVFRVGVTLMEISPATHRQLDFLLNDDTGRQKWERISTAIDSLNTRYGRTLVSMGEWSPPAGGNVGGKISYTRIPKAEDFW; encoded by the coding sequence ATGCGTAAACCTGATACAATTGAACGCCTATACTTAGACTTTGATGGTTTTTTTGCATCCGTTGAACAGCAAGCCCAGCCTGCCTTGCGTGGAAGGCCGATTGGCATTGTTCCTTTTGATGGCACGCACCACACATGCGTTATAGCTTGTTCCAAGGAGGCTAAAAGACGCGGTTGTAGCAATGTCATGAGTGTGCAGGATGCAAAGGCTAGATGCCCTGAACTCTTGCTTGTTCCCCAAAAGCCAGACCTTTATCGCCGAGCACACAATACGCTTATTGCAGAGATAAACGCGGTTATTCCCGTGGAGGCTGTTAAGTCTATTGATGAACTCACATGCACTTTATCCAGCAATGACATTTGCAACCCAGAAAGCTTGTCCCAGAAAATTAAAACCCGTATCCGAGACAATGTTGGTGCTTATATAACCTGCTCTATTGGTTTTGCCGCAAACAGACAGCTTGCCAAGATTGCGGGAAAAATCAACAAGCCAGATGGCACCACAATTTGGCATCCGCATATGTTGCCGGACCCCCTGTTTAATGTTCCGTTTTCCGATATTCCCGGTATTGGCAAACGAATGGAGCGCCGATTAATCCATGCTGGTATTTATGATATGCGCGATTATTGGCACAGCCATCCAAAACATATGCGCAAACTATGGCACAGCGTTACTGGAGAAAAACTCTGGTATGCTCTGCATGGTTATGACGTTCAGGCCCTTAAAACCCAGCGTGGGATGATTGGACATGGCCGTGTTTTGCCGCCAGACCTACGTAGTCTTGAAAAAGCACGTGCTGTGGCGCGCTTACTCTTGGTGAAAGCTGCAAGACGATTGCGACGCGCGGGATATTATGCATCCCGCTTAGCTGTATGGCTGAGCACAAATCACGATAGCTGGTCACGTGGCATTCCCATGCCCATCATCAATGATGATCAGGCCTGTTTGTCCGCACTCAATCTCATCTGGAGCATGGCCACAGAAGAACTACCAAGACGAACGACCGTTTTTCGTGTTGGCGTCACCCTTATGGAGATATCCCCTGCCACGCATAGACAACTCGACTTCCTTTTAAATGATGATACAGGGCGCCAAAAATGGGAACGGATTAGTACTGCAATTGATAGTCTCAATACTCGTTACGGGCGCACATTGGTCAGCATGGGAGAATGGTCCCCACCTGCTGGAGGGAATGTCGGCGGAAAGATTTCTTATACACGGATACCTAAAGCGGAGGACTTTTGGTGA
- a CDS encoding LlaJI family restriction endonuclease → MRDWRLGRLDEKDTVHFCGLVHHPENGAVVFLPREARTGVLGEDLQTASMTMRALARFGNETSKREFDDDGEAGNPSALSVIKRLADDFRDHGLFSERTRQHTKNSGKPDWVRTIKREIAMPNRKDQPIFTEICSSRATNTSKTLLAQIQAAVLREILATHGWWLLGIKAKKNELISCQTPSFPKSIWVRKLDALLPSLYSSRSVFLAEYLRFYLSETRSSTNGSFVFGVSDFHTVWETILQKVIVRSSHDQRRNWNSELPKPVYIHKNDGAHDARSRGMQTDLILEDPSGYTIVDAKYYAAKNASSAPGWPDISKQLFYEKALRILVDTDANSPTKIRNVFAFPGEKSAGPLHRVEMQTSTGSSTKISDFQRIDCVYISMRDALHQYATMTQKIIIPNSDL, encoded by the coding sequence ATGCGCGACTGGCGCTTAGGCCGTTTAGACGAAAAGGATACTGTCCATTTTTGCGGATTAGTCCATCACCCTGAAAATGGGGCGGTTGTTTTCCTACCGAGAGAAGCACGAACAGGCGTTTTAGGTGAAGACCTGCAGACAGCTTCAATGACCATGCGCGCGCTCGCAAGATTCGGCAACGAAACCTCAAAACGTGAATTTGATGATGATGGTGAAGCTGGGAATCCAAGCGCACTATCTGTTATCAAGCGGCTAGCAGATGACTTTCGAGATCACGGACTGTTTTCAGAACGGACACGCCAGCACACCAAAAACTCAGGTAAACCAGATTGGGTCAGAACGATTAAGCGTGAGATTGCCATGCCAAACCGCAAGGATCAGCCAATCTTTACAGAAATCTGTTCCAGCCGAGCCACCAACACTTCAAAAACGCTTCTTGCCCAAATACAAGCAGCTGTGCTTCGAGAAATTCTCGCAACTCATGGGTGGTGGCTACTGGGAATAAAAGCTAAGAAAAATGAGCTGATATCATGCCAAACCCCTTCTTTTCCTAAATCCATTTGGGTGCGAAAACTGGATGCATTACTTCCCTCTTTATATTCATCTCGATCCGTTTTTCTGGCAGAATATTTAAGGTTTTATTTGAGTGAAACGCGCTCTTCAACGAATGGTTCTTTTGTTTTTGGGGTAAGCGACTTTCATACAGTTTGGGAAACGATTCTCCAAAAAGTCATTGTCCGTTCCTCCCATGACCAACGACGTAATTGGAACAGTGAGCTGCCTAAACCCGTTTATATACATAAAAATGATGGTGCACACGACGCACGCAGCCGAGGCATGCAGACGGATTTAATTCTTGAAGACCCCTCCGGTTATACAATAGTTGACGCTAAATACTATGCAGCAAAGAATGCCAGCTCAGCACCTGGTTGGCCTGACATTTCAAAGCAATTATTTTATGAAAAGGCCCTTAGAATTCTTGTAGATACAGATGCTAATTCTCCAACTAAAATTAGAAACGTATTTGCTTTTCCAGGGGAAAAAAGCGCCGGACCACTTCATCGCGTTGAGATGCAAACTTCAACCGGTAGCTCTACAAAAATTTCTGATTTTCAGCGGATCGATTGTGTCTATATTTCTATGCGAGATGCCTTGCACCAATATGCCACTATGACGCAAAAAATAATTATACCTAATTCTGATTTATGA
- a CDS encoding AAA family ATPase: MSQNFPTDSKSALYTVCFFLAQSGEPHVELGFETQTAAFEEIAHKFGVPANTVKNERDAFDNFTDSNRTGWKKELAPRLTNIFETHSSTPREMLKELTTSILSQDWINSMPETLLDLEDCQNASQERVSKIPLHEPYTPTNEIWNIILDLYKAANKNDKPEVVGGTALVITTKEGHFLTISAQEIPRCWAVRPYVHGIIPYYKKLHELAKALGFEKPRTGRAKEEIFKPLPDPDWETVLHANDVASIKNAIKDDLQLNQIEQERFLRFLSDKTWSGVGKTLERTDWSNNAILSTGGWLVNAADRRAMLAITMAESIEFEELMARDLMQKKEGPKLGASLGPAAFKGGENVIFYGAPGTGKSNKVDGIIKKAGKEAIRTVFHPDLQNSDFFGCLKPHMDGDNVLYEFAPGPFMEALAEAYQTPSEPAYLVIEELNRATAAAVFGDLFLLLDRDENGIGDYTVSFPSPESRNWFGTKINNVHEHISLPSNLFIYATMNSADQGVFPIDTAFRRRWRQEYLPLDYTSGPEGNIAYVDAADKKQTLEWRIFVKVLNNHLISNHALAISEDRLLGQWFVKKNELDGATIPEKVLLYLWDDLLRHEGRDRIFDTNRIKTYGALAKITADGSRFLSDSFLNTLNVASIEVSDEAGTDKNVGN; this comes from the coding sequence ATGTCTCAAAATTTTCCGACGGATTCTAAATCAGCCCTATACACAGTCTGCTTCTTTCTGGCTCAATCAGGCGAACCTCATGTGGAACTGGGTTTCGAAACCCAAACCGCTGCGTTTGAAGAAATTGCTCACAAATTTGGCGTTCCAGCAAACACAGTTAAAAATGAAAGAGATGCGTTTGATAATTTCACCGACAGTAATCGAACAGGCTGGAAAAAAGAACTAGCTCCTCGGTTAACAAATATTTTCGAAACACATTCGAGCACACCTCGTGAAATGCTCAAGGAATTAACAACCAGCATATTGAGCCAAGATTGGATAAATAGCATGCCTGAAACTCTTCTCGACTTGGAGGATTGTCAAAATGCAAGTCAAGAACGGGTATCGAAAATACCACTTCATGAACCGTATACTCCAACAAACGAAATTTGGAATATAATTTTAGATTTGTATAAGGCAGCTAACAAAAATGACAAACCAGAAGTCGTTGGGGGCACTGCTTTAGTTATCACAACTAAAGAGGGGCATTTTCTCACCATAAGCGCTCAAGAAATACCTAGGTGTTGGGCTGTCCGCCCTTATGTTCATGGAATAATTCCATATTATAAAAAATTACATGAACTAGCAAAAGCACTTGGTTTCGAAAAACCTAGGACAGGCCGTGCAAAAGAAGAAATATTCAAACCTCTCCCTGATCCAGATTGGGAAACAGTGCTCCACGCAAACGATGTTGCCTCAATTAAAAATGCGATCAAGGATGATCTGCAGCTCAATCAAATTGAACAAGAAAGATTTCTTCGATTTCTAAGTGATAAAACTTGGTCTGGTGTAGGTAAAACCTTAGAGCGTACTGACTGGTCAAACAACGCAATCTTATCAACAGGCGGTTGGCTGGTGAATGCGGCTGACCGCCGCGCAATGCTTGCAATTACTATGGCTGAATCAATTGAATTTGAGGAGCTAATGGCACGCGATTTAATGCAAAAAAAGGAAGGGCCCAAATTGGGAGCTTCGCTTGGACCTGCAGCTTTTAAAGGTGGGGAAAACGTAATATTCTATGGAGCCCCCGGAACTGGAAAATCCAACAAGGTTGATGGAATTATCAAAAAGGCCGGTAAAGAAGCTATAAGGACAGTCTTCCATCCAGACCTTCAAAATAGTGACTTTTTTGGTTGCCTTAAACCTCATATGGATGGGGACAATGTTCTTTATGAATTCGCCCCTGGTCCTTTCATGGAAGCATTGGCCGAAGCCTATCAAACTCCAAGCGAACCCGCCTATCTTGTCATCGAAGAACTAAACCGCGCGACAGCGGCGGCTGTTTTTGGAGATTTATTTCTACTATTGGACCGAGATGAAAATGGAATTGGCGATTATACTGTTAGCTTTCCTTCACCGGAAAGTCGCAATTGGTTCGGAACGAAGATAAATAACGTGCATGAGCATATCAGTCTCCCTTCCAATCTTTTCATTTACGCAACAATGAACAGTGCCGACCAAGGTGTCTTCCCGATTGATACGGCATTTAGAAGAAGGTGGCGGCAAGAATACCTGCCGTTAGATTATACGTCTGGTCCCGAAGGCAATATCGCTTATGTTGATGCTGCTGATAAAAAACAAACCCTTGAATGGCGAATATTTGTCAAGGTTTTGAATAATCACCTAATCAGTAATCACGCCTTAGCGATCTCAGAAGATCGCTTGTTGGGACAATGGTTCGTTAAAAAAAATGAACTGGATGGGGCCACTATTCCTGAAAAGGTCCTGCTTTATCTTTGGGATGACTTATTGCGACACGAAGGTAGAGACAGAATTTTCGATACTAATAGAATCAAAACATATGGGGCTTTGGCCAAGATAACCGCAGATGGAAGCAGGTTCTTGTCGGACAGTTTTCTCAACACATTGAATGTCGCCTCGATAGAGGTTTCTGACGAAGCAGGCACCGATAAAAATGTCGGAAACTAA